The Halosimplex litoreum genome has a window encoding:
- a CDS encoding MBL fold metallo-hydrolase: protein MEELTEGVYAFTETIETDEGERAFHPAAVETERGLLLLDVGLPGQAEALGAEIEAAGFEWADVWAVLITHQDADHAGALATVREETDAVVFAHEACAPYVDGREEPIKGDGDRYPPVPVDVELVGEECFRTAAGPMRVVYTPGHAPGHVSLYLPEERLLLAADALTAADGELQGPSEHFTLDVAEAGQSVARLASLAVDGVLCYHGGFAPADDDRITTIGESIES from the coding sequence ATGGAGGAACTCACCGAGGGCGTCTACGCGTTCACGGAGACGATCGAGACCGACGAGGGCGAGCGGGCGTTCCACCCGGCGGCCGTCGAGACCGAGCGCGGCCTGCTGTTGCTGGACGTGGGCCTTCCGGGACAGGCCGAGGCCCTGGGCGCGGAGATCGAGGCGGCCGGCTTCGAGTGGGCGGACGTGTGGGCGGTGCTGATAACGCATCAGGACGCCGACCACGCGGGCGCGCTCGCGACCGTGCGAGAGGAGACCGACGCCGTCGTGTTCGCCCACGAGGCCTGCGCGCCGTACGTCGACGGTCGCGAGGAGCCGATCAAGGGCGACGGCGACCGGTACCCGCCGGTCCCGGTGGACGTGGAACTCGTGGGCGAGGAGTGCTTCCGAACGGCCGCCGGACCGATGCGAGTGGTCTACACGCCCGGCCACGCGCCGGGACACGTCTCGCTGTACCTGCCCGAGGAGCGACTCCTGCTGGCCGCCGACGCCTTGACGGCCGCCGACGGGGAACTGCAGGGGCCAAGCGAACACTTCACGCTGGACGTGGCCGAGGCCGGCCAGTCGGTCGCTCGTCTCGCGAGCCTCGCCGTCGACGGCGTCCTCTGCTATCACGGCGGGTTCGCCCCGGCCGACGACGACCGCATCACCACGATCGGTGAGTCTATCGAGAGCTAA
- a CDS encoding helix-turn-helix domain-containing protein, translating into MRYVTLLVSPTEGQGFHPVGERIARDPDVTGEAIHRMNDLGDGTVTLLTELSGDVDRYREIMTDTPEVREFTVVVDDEGHGWAYSRIETNDLVEYMLARGRDLELVRDMPIELTERGGQRVTLIGTEAAFASAAEFDEPPGYDITVEKTGEYHPEGGRLLDALTSRQREVLEAAVDVGYYEAPREATHEDVAAAAGCSPATAGEHLQKVERAVFGALVG; encoded by the coding sequence ATGCGGTACGTGACGCTGCTGGTGAGTCCGACCGAGGGGCAGGGCTTCCACCCCGTCGGCGAGCGCATCGCCCGCGACCCCGACGTGACCGGCGAGGCGATCCACCGGATGAACGACCTGGGTGACGGGACCGTGACGCTGCTGACGGAGCTGTCGGGCGACGTCGACCGCTATCGCGAGATCATGACCGACACGCCCGAGGTCCGCGAGTTCACCGTCGTCGTCGACGACGAGGGCCACGGGTGGGCTTACTCCCGCATCGAGACGAACGATCTCGTCGAGTACATGCTCGCGCGCGGTCGCGACCTCGAACTCGTCCGCGATATGCCCATCGAACTCACCGAGCGGGGCGGCCAGCGGGTGACGCTGATCGGTACCGAGGCCGCCTTCGCCAGCGCCGCCGAGTTCGACGAGCCGCCGGGCTACGACATCACCGTCGAGAAGACCGGCGAGTACCACCCCGAGGGCGGCCGCCTGCTCGACGCGCTGACGAGCCGCCAGCGCGAAGTCCTGGAGGCGGCGGTCGACGTGGGCTACTACGAGGCCCCGCGCGAGGCGACCCACGAGGACGTGGCCGCGGCCGCCGGCTGCTCGCCCGCCACCGCCGGTGAACACCTCCAGAAGGTCGAGCGAGCGGTGTTCGGCGCGCTGGTGGGATGA
- a CDS encoding aminopeptidase: protein MDARVREHAEIICDHSVDLGEGDQVVVDAHPEAEDLVAALHEIIADRGAHPLVIQDRMGKRFRRAFLRNHDGDFELPDHQMALYEEMDVYIVIRGSDNVTQTSDVDPEVSTAYEAAVQPLLAERLSKRWCLTQYPAPANAQLAQQSTEGFENFVWDAIVRDWDEQREFQAQMVEIMDDAEAVRIVSGDSTDVTMSVAGNPTLNDYGERNLPGGEVFTAPVPDSVEGEVYFDKPLYHQGREVTDVYCKFEGGEVVEHAAGKNEDVLTNVLETDEGSNRLGELGIGMNRAIDEFTYNMLFDEKMGDTVHMAVGRAYDDTVGEGNEQNDSAVHVDMIVDMSEDSFIEVDGERVQEDGTFVFEE, encoded by the coding sequence ATGGACGCGCGCGTTCGCGAACACGCCGAGATCATCTGTGACCACTCCGTCGACCTGGGGGAGGGCGATCAGGTCGTCGTCGACGCCCACCCGGAGGCCGAGGATCTGGTGGCCGCGCTGCACGAGATAATCGCCGACCGGGGCGCTCACCCCCTCGTGATCCAGGACCGCATGGGCAAGCGCTTCCGCCGGGCGTTCCTGCGCAACCACGACGGCGACTTCGAGCTGCCGGACCACCAGATGGCGCTGTACGAGGAGATGGACGTGTACATCGTGATCCGCGGCAGCGACAACGTCACCCAGACCAGCGACGTCGATCCGGAGGTCTCGACCGCCTACGAGGCCGCCGTCCAGCCGCTGCTGGCCGAACGCCTGTCGAAGCGCTGGTGTCTCACCCAGTACCCCGCGCCCGCCAACGCCCAGCTCGCCCAGCAGAGCACGGAGGGCTTCGAGAACTTCGTCTGGGACGCCATCGTCCGCGACTGGGACGAACAGCGCGAGTTCCAGGCCCAGATGGTCGAGATCATGGACGACGCCGAGGCGGTCCGTATCGTCTCCGGCGATTCGACGGACGTGACGATGAGCGTCGCCGGCAACCCTACGCTCAACGACTACGGCGAGCGCAACCTTCCCGGCGGCGAAGTGTTCACCGCACCCGTCCCCGACTCCGTCGAGGGCGAGGTCTACTTCGACAAACCGCTCTACCACCAGGGCCGAGAGGTGACGGACGTGTACTGCAAGTTCGAGGGCGGCGAGGTCGTCGAGCACGCCGCCGGGAAGAACGAGGACGTGCTGACGAACGTGCTGGAGACCGACGAGGGCTCGAACCGCCTCGGGGAGCTGGGTATCGGGATGAACCGTGCCATCGACGAGTTCACCTACAACATGCTGTTCGACGAGAAGATGGGCGATACGGTCCACATGGCGGTCGGCCGGGCCTACGACGACACCGTCGGCGAGGGCAACGAGCAGAACGACTCTGCCGTCCACGTCGACATGATCGTCGACATGAGCGAGGATTCGTTCATCGAAGTCGACGGCGAGCGCGTGCAGGAGGACGGGACGTTCGTGTTCGAGGAGTAG
- a CDS encoding nucleotidyl transferase family protein, with amino-acid sequence MTTLPDHYEIVRERNGYGSADGAVGPVPAAERRRFVAVDDEGVFDRADRRRTLVATGVGMTGPPHLGTVGQFLTAVALQEAGLDVQFVLADLEPYHGGAPLDRVRRLAERYRTFALDLGFDPDRGRLRTQEGAREVMHTAQLLAPYYDPDRWTEDAGDDSGDTDPPPTEWERAVREAYEAGEDDRRSGTAAVARPGPSSEAADIHSAVLHGADFLHPLYAGDYERLVLQFGVDEHHLVGMARRFRDAAAVEGGVAGLYTRMIPGFDGTPKMAKSIPGAGVSLATSADEIRERIAGDPGGDPARSPVFQAMCLASRYDAERLGRLERACEAGDETWDRARSEYAEFVVGLAERWRATEE; translated from the coding sequence GTGACGACACTACCCGACCACTACGAGATCGTTCGCGAACGAAACGGCTACGGGTCGGCCGACGGCGCCGTCGGCCCGGTCCCGGCCGCCGAGCGTCGGCGGTTCGTCGCCGTCGACGACGAGGGCGTGTTCGACCGGGCCGACCGGCGCCGGACGCTGGTCGCGACCGGCGTCGGGATGACCGGTCCGCCCCATCTGGGGACCGTCGGCCAGTTCCTGACCGCCGTCGCGCTGCAGGAGGCGGGGCTGGACGTGCAGTTCGTCCTCGCCGATCTGGAGCCGTACCACGGCGGCGCGCCGCTGGACCGGGTTCGACGGCTGGCCGAGCGCTACCGCACGTTCGCGCTCGATCTGGGGTTCGACCCCGACCGCGGCCGGCTCCGCACGCAGGAGGGGGCCCGCGAGGTGATGCACACCGCGCAGCTGCTGGCGCCGTACTACGACCCCGACCGGTGGACGGAGGACGCCGGCGACGACTCCGGAGACACGGACCCGCCGCCGACCGAGTGGGAGCGCGCCGTCCGCGAAGCGTACGAGGCCGGCGAGGACGACCGCCGATCGGGGACCGCCGCGGTCGCCCGCCCTGGGCCGAGTTCCGAGGCTGCCGATATCCACAGCGCCGTCCTCCACGGCGCCGACTTCCTCCACCCGCTGTACGCCGGCGACTACGAGCGGCTGGTCCTCCAGTTCGGAGTCGACGAGCACCACCTCGTCGGGATGGCGCGGCGGTTCCGCGACGCCGCCGCCGTCGAGGGGGGCGTGGCGGGGCTGTACACCCGGATGATCCCGGGGTTCGACGGGACGCCGAAGATGGCCAAGTCGATCCCCGGTGCCGGGGTCTCGCTCGCGACGTCCGCCGACGAGATCCGCGAGCGGATCGCCGGCGACCCGGGGGGCGACCCCGCCCGCTCGCCGGTCTTTCAGGCGATGTGTCTGGCCTCGCGCTACGACGCCGAGCGACTGGGCCGACTGGAGCGGGCGTGCGAAGCGGGCGACGAGACGTGGGACCGAGCGCGGAGCGAGTACGCCGAGTTCGTCGTCGGTCTGGCGGAGCGCTGGCGGGCGACCGAGGAGTGA